Proteins from a genomic interval of Streptococcus oralis:
- a CDS encoding IS30 family transposase: MSYFHLTITDRIKIETYLELGLKPCQIASKLGVYKSTISRELRRCQNAYSAVLAQEQYDHRAKQKGRKSRLTPTLKKEIEDCLKCSWSPEQICGRYQLEKKPMVGFKTIYNWLYAGLIDLDLSILRRKGKTRQPKETRGRFRIGRSIAKRPKEVRNRETFGHWEPDIVVSSRGKSKGCLATFLERKTRFYLAFKIPDRTAKAMFSAIEQLCRLFPKETLKTFISDRGKEFACYPLVENLGISFFFADAYSSWQRGSNENANGLLREYFPKKTDLAAISDEALNKALYDINHRPRKCLAYRTSYEALVDELK, from the coding sequence ATGAGCTACTTCCATCTTACCATAACCGACCGAATAAAGATAGAAACCTACTTGGAATTAGGTTTGAAACCTTGCCAAATTGCAAGTAAACTTGGCGTCTATAAGTCTACCATTTCAAGAGAGTTAAGACGATGCCAAAATGCTTACTCCGCCGTCTTAGCACAGGAACAGTACGACCACAGGGCTAAGCAAAAAGGTCGGAAGTCTCGTTTGACACCAACGTTGAAAAAGGAAATTGAGGACTGTTTAAAATGCTCCTGGTCGCCTGAACAGATTTGTGGTCGCTATCAGCTTGAAAAAAAGCCAATGGTAGGTTTTAAAACCATCTATAACTGGCTCTATGCTGGTTTGATTGATCTGGATTTGAGTATCCTTCGTCGTAAAGGCAAAACTCGACAACCTAAAGAAACACGTGGAAGATTTAGGATTGGCAGGTCGATTGCCAAACGTCCTAAAGAGGTCAGAAATCGTGAAACTTTTGGCCACTGGGAGCCCGATATTGTAGTGTCTTCTAGAGGCAAAAGCAAGGGTTGTTTAGCTACCTTTCTGGAGCGAAAAACGCGCTTTTACTTAGCTTTCAAGATACCAGACAGAACAGCCAAAGCCATGTTTTCAGCCATCGAACAACTTTGTAGGCTATTTCCAAAAGAGACTCTTAAAACCTTCATTTCAGACAGGGGAAAAGAGTTCGCCTGCTATCCTCTGGTAGAGAATTTAGGAATTTCCTTTTTCTTTGCGGACGCCTATTCATCCTGGCAGAGAGGAAGCAATGAAAACGCAAATGGCTTACTAAGAGAATATTTCCCAAAGAAAACAGATTTAGCTGCTATATCTGATGAGGCTTTGAACAAGGCCTTATATGATATCAACCACCGACCACGAAAATGTTTAGCTTACAGAACGTCTTATGAAGCTCTAGTGGATGAGTTAAAGTAA
- the comW gene encoding sigma(X)-activator ComW, whose product MLQKFYDRAFVFLKLVEQEYASLGQSCAEWESLHLRFLLYYLIRFKIKSDRDFSLYHFKTAYRLYLDKLLQGGTTLIQ is encoded by the coding sequence ATGCTTCAGAAATTTTATGATCGAGCATTTGTTTTTTTGAAACTAGTTGAACAAGAATATGCCTCTTTAGGCCAGAGTTGTGCTGAGTGGGAATCACTTCATCTTCGGTTTTTACTATATTATTTAATCCGATTTAAAATAAAAAGTGATAGGGACTTTTCACTATATCACTTTAAAACAGCTTATCGCTTATATCTAGATAAATTACTGCAAGGTGGTACAACTCTTATCCAATAA
- a CDS encoding adenylosuccinate synthase translates to MTSVVVVGTQWGDEGKGKITDFLSANAEVIARYQGGDNAGHTIVIDGKKFKLHLIPSGIFFPEKISVIGNGMVVNPKSLVKELSYLHDEGVTTDNLRISDRAHVILPYHIELDRLQEEAKGDNKIGTTIKGIGPAYMDKAARVGIRIADLLDKEIFRERLERNLAEKNRLFEKLYDSEPISFDDIFEEYYEYGQQIKQYVTDTSVILNDALDNGKRVLFEGAQGVMLDIDQGTYPFVTSSNPVAGGVTIGSGVGPSKIDKVVGVCKAYTSRVGDGPFPTELFDEVGDRIREVGHEYGTTTGRPRRVGWFDSVVMRHSRRVSGITNLSLNSIDVLSGLDTVKICVAYDLDGQRIDYYPASLEQLKRCKPIYEELPGWSEDITGVRNLEDLPENARNYVRRVSELVGVRISTFSVGPDREQTNILESVWS, encoded by the coding sequence ATGACTTCAGTTGTTGTTGTAGGTACCCAATGGGGCGATGAAGGTAAAGGAAAAATTACAGATTTTCTTTCAGCCAATGCGGAAGTGATTGCTCGTTACCAAGGTGGTGATAATGCAGGTCACACCATTGTTATTGATGGTAAAAAGTTTAAGTTGCACTTGATTCCATCTGGAATTTTCTTCCCTGAAAAAATTTCAGTTATTGGAAACGGTATGGTTGTAAACCCTAAATCTCTTGTGAAAGAGTTGAGCTATCTTCATGATGAAGGTGTGACAACTGATAACTTGCGTATTTCTGATCGTGCGCATGTTATTTTGCCTTACCACATTGAGTTGGATCGCTTGCAAGAAGAAGCTAAGGGTGATAATAAGATTGGTACTACAATAAAGGGAATTGGTCCAGCATATATGGACAAAGCTGCTCGTGTTGGAATTCGTATTGCGGATCTTTTGGATAAAGAGATTTTTCGTGAGCGTTTGGAACGCAATCTTGCGGAAAAGAATCGTCTGTTTGAAAAATTGTATGATAGTGAACCCATTTCATTCGATGATATTTTTGAAGAATATTATGAATACGGGCAACAAATCAAGCAATACGTGACAGATACTTCTGTTATCTTGAACGATGCGCTTGATAATGGCAAACGTGTGCTGTTTGAAGGTGCACAAGGTGTTATGTTGGATATTGACCAAGGGACTTATCCATTTGTTACTTCTTCAAACCCTGTCGCTGGTGGTGTGACAATTGGGTCTGGTGTTGGTCCAAGTAAGATTGACAAGGTTGTAGGTGTATGTAAAGCCTATACGAGTCGTGTAGGTGACGGACCTTTCCCAACGGAATTATTTGATGAAGTGGGAGATCGCATCCGCGAAGTAGGTCATGAATACGGTACAACAACTGGCCGTCCACGTCGTGTGGGTTGGTTTGACTCAGTTGTGATGCGTCATAGTCGTCGTGTATCTGGTATTACCAATCTTTCATTGAACTCTATCGATGTTTTGAGTGGTTTGGATACTGTGAAAATATGTGTGGCCTATGATCTTGATGGTCAACGTATTGATTACTATCCTGCTAGTCTTGAGCAGTTGAAACGTTGCAAACCTATCTACGAAGAATTGCCAGGTTGGTCAGAAGATATCACTGGAGTCCGTAATTTAGAAGACCTTCCTGAGAATGCACGTAACTATGTTCGTCGTGTAAGCGAGTTGGTTGGGGTTCGTATTTCTACTTTCTCAGTAGGTCCTGATCGTGAACAAACTAATATTTTAGAAAGTGTTTGGTCATAG
- the tadA gene encoding tRNA adenosine(34) deaminase TadA, with protein sequence MNYTVEEKEAFMREALREAEIALEHDEIPIGCVIVKDGEIIGRGHNAREELQRAVMHAEIIAIENANAIEESWRLLDCTLFVTIEPCVMCSGAIGLARIPKVVYGAKNQKFGAAGSLYDILTDERLNHRVEVETGILEDECVAIMQDFFRNRRKK encoded by the coding sequence ATGAATTATACAGTTGAAGAAAAAGAAGCTTTTATGAGAGAGGCTTTGAGAGAGGCAGAAATTGCTCTGGAACACGATGAAATTCCAATTGGTTGTGTAATTGTCAAGGATGGAGAGATTATTGGTAGGGGGCATAATGCGCGCGAGGAGTTGCAACGGGCAGTCATGCATGCGGAAATCATAGCCATAGAGAATGCGAACGCGATTGAAGAAAGTTGGCGTTTGCTGGATTGTACGCTTTTTGTGACCATTGAGCCTTGTGTTATGTGTAGTGGAGCAATTGGACTAGCTCGCATACCAAAGGTGGTCTACGGGGCTAAAAACCAGAAATTTGGTGCTGCTGGGAGTTTGTACGATATTTTGACAGATGAGCGTCTTAATCACCGTGTAGAGGTCGAAACGGGAATTTTGGAAGATGAATGTGTAGCTATTATGCAAGACTTTTTCCGAAATCGACGAAAAAAATAA
- a CDS encoding tyrosine-type recombinase/integrase — MEELPNGKYKFFERYKDPYTEKLKKVSVTMEKKTPQARNQAAILLQEKINQKLGEKQHFVSDITFEKLYEEFEENWKHGVKNSTVYASKNVKKEILKQIEGDYLVRNIDRRLLQKVIDQLLQDGRSHNYVSKIKFKLNQIMKFAVRMNYIDTNEMLFVEMPRKVITTEDLRKKNTKYLDQKEFKLFIQNLKEEALCDYRITKYIRIAKVLFLTGMRYGELAALNYKEDIDFSKKTIHIKHTYDFRQKERTTPKTIKSDRVITAPQKVLDIIKEQIIENATNGFDTDFIFINTLGEPITNARVIGALKRHGQKIGIDKNITTHMFRHSHISLLAELGIPLTAIMDRVGHSDSKTTLEIYSHVTQKMVSDISSKLDKIKF, encoded by the coding sequence ATGGAAGAATTACCAAACGGCAAATATAAATTTTTTGAGCGATACAAAGATCCATATACTGAGAAATTAAAAAAAGTTTCAGTAACCATGGAGAAGAAAACTCCCCAGGCAAGAAATCAAGCTGCCATCTTGTTACAAGAGAAAATAAATCAAAAATTAGGAGAAAAACAACATTTTGTTTCTGATATAACTTTTGAAAAACTATATGAGGAATTTGAGGAAAATTGGAAACACGGTGTTAAAAACTCAACCGTCTACGCTTCAAAGAATGTTAAAAAAGAGATTCTAAAGCAGATAGAGGGCGACTATTTAGTTAGAAACATTGATAGACGATTATTGCAAAAAGTGATAGATCAGCTATTACAAGATGGAAGGTCTCATAACTATGTTTCTAAAATCAAGTTCAAGCTTAATCAGATAATGAAATTCGCTGTCAGAATGAATTATATTGATACAAATGAAATGCTATTTGTTGAAATGCCTAGAAAGGTAATTACAACTGAAGATCTCAGAAAGAAAAATACAAAATACTTAGATCAGAAAGAGTTTAAGTTGTTCATCCAAAATTTAAAAGAAGAGGCCCTATGTGATTATCGAATTACAAAGTATATCCGAATAGCCAAAGTTCTTTTTCTTACTGGCATGCGATATGGAGAGCTGGCTGCCTTAAATTACAAGGAGGATATAGATTTTTCTAAAAAGACCATTCACATCAAGCATACATACGATTTCAGACAAAAAGAGAGAACTACACCAAAGACAATCAAGTCTGATAGGGTTATAACAGCACCTCAAAAAGTGTTAGACATCATCAAAGAGCAGATAATAGAGAATGCGACAAATGGATTTGATACAGATTTTATTTTTATAAATACTTTAGGAGAGCCAATAACAAATGCCCGGGTTATTGGTGCATTGAAAAGACATGGCCAGAAAATTGGCATAGATAAGAACATCACTACACATATGTTCAGACACTCTCATATATCCCTACTTGCTGAATTAGGTATCCCCTTGACTGCTATCATGGACAGAGTAGGGCATAGCGACTCAAAGACCACACTAGAGATTTATTCTCACGTTACCCAAAAAATGGTATCAGACATATCTAGCAAGTTAGACAAGATAAAATTTTAA
- a CDS encoding zinc ribbon domain-containing protein, with translation MKFCPECGNPVEGYKFCPNCGYSIANQERTEQPQPVNRTASPSPAPRSRKTDKVGPLEIDRYNRTYRIHGAQKAKGSSGLIGGAIKGSVKAGLAMGTMGLSLIPSLVKKDKNDTDWYSFEDLVSYELIINNETVVSGGVGQALIAGAMFGAIGAVAGGIVAKRKSTSKILNMTVRVTSNDFTKPVVFIDLIRKPVKNTSKEYKEAVENAQRIMGALDVIVHNS, from the coding sequence ATGAAATTTTGTCCTGAATGTGGCAATCCAGTAGAAGGTTACAAGTTCTGTCCAAATTGCGGTTATTCTATCGCTAACCAAGAACGGACTGAACAACCTCAGCCAGTCAATAGAACAGCTTCTCCATCTCCTGCTCCACGAAGCAGAAAAACGGACAAAGTCGGACCACTTGAGATCGATAGATATAATCGTACCTATCGTATTCATGGAGCTCAAAAAGCAAAAGGCTCTTCTGGCTTGATCGGAGGAGCAATTAAAGGCTCGGTAAAAGCAGGGCTTGCAATGGGAACGATGGGATTGTCTTTGATACCGTCCTTGGTTAAGAAAGATAAGAATGACACAGATTGGTATTCCTTCGAGGATTTAGTATCCTATGAATTGATTATCAATAATGAGACGGTTGTTTCTGGAGGAGTTGGTCAAGCATTGATTGCAGGCGCTATGTTTGGTGCGATTGGCGCTGTTGCAGGCGGTATTGTTGCAAAAAGAAAATCAACTTCTAAAATTTTAAACATGACAGTCCGTGTAACCTCAAATGACTTTACCAAACCAGTCGTATTTATTGACTTGATTAGAAAGCCAGTAAAGAACACTTCGAAAGAGTATAAGGAAGCAGTCGAAAACGCTCAGCGAATCATGGGAGCCTTGGATGTTATCGTCCATAATTCATAA
- a CDS encoding ImmA/IrrE family metallo-endopeptidase, whose protein sequence is MAREIISRRQYIQHWDYAVPVIEAVSRQNNIPLEQVTFQHIIRYFEQTYNLHFIFFEKDPFPMLPSAGLLGSEYIKYRGIVNNPDVTYLDDIICKHNDGFTIYSKEKEKYLVYINQTHIKRRVIFTILHELAHIAAHFSTGRSDEVALACANNYQSNPLEIEANTMASLFYINNERMVWHLKNKHSYEQIKQANTISDNALFNRLVDFVHYRILSYNEHLLDDQQQRRVAIDLVTKYKQGNNILQQYYDIVV, encoded by the coding sequence ATGGCTAGAGAAATTATTTCCCGTAGACAGTACATCCAACACTGGGATTATGCTGTCCCGGTGATCGAAGCAGTGTCTCGACAGAATAATATTCCACTTGAACAAGTTACTTTTCAGCACATCATCCGTTACTTTGAACAGACTTACAACCTTCATTTTATCTTCTTTGAAAAGGACCCGTTTCCTATGCTCCCTTCAGCCGGTCTACTTGGTTCTGAGTACATTAAATATCGAGGGATTGTCAATAATCCAGATGTTACCTACTTGGATGATATCATCTGTAAACACAATGACGGCTTTACCATTTATAGCAAAGAAAAAGAAAAGTACCTTGTTTATATCAATCAAACACATATCAAAAGACGGGTTATCTTTACCATTTTGCATGAATTAGCCCACATCGCAGCCCATTTCAGTACAGGTCGTTCTGATGAGGTCGCCCTCGCTTGCGCTAACAACTATCAGAGTAATCCGCTAGAAATAGAAGCTAACACCATGGCCTCTCTCTTTTACATCAATAATGAGCGCATGGTCTGGCACCTCAAAAACAAGCACTCATACGAGCAAATTAAACAAGCAAATACAATCAGCGATAACGCCCTTTTTAATCGATTAGTTGATTTTGTTCATTATCGGATATTGAGCTATAACGAACATTTATTGGACGATCAACAGCAACGACGAGTAGCTATTGACCTCGTTACAAAATACAAACAAGGGAATAATATCTTACAACAATATTATGATATTGTTGTGTAA
- a CDS encoding helix-turn-helix domain-containing protein, protein MFETFEKIKELAKKRGKALGQVEEDLGYGRNTLYKIKNSTPNAERIAEIANYFNVSTDYLLGRTDNPTIAKDDKANEYLGPAETELVAAFRNQTQNMTEEEKVRFNKAIESLMVTAKTLMDDDSKWR, encoded by the coding sequence ATGTTTGAGACATTTGAAAAAATTAAAGAATTAGCAAAAAAGCGTGGAAAAGCTCTTGGACAAGTCGAAGAAGACTTGGGTTATGGCAGAAATACACTGTATAAGATAAAAAACTCTACGCCAAATGCTGAACGTATCGCAGAAATTGCTAACTACTTCAACGTATCTACCGACTACCTGCTCGGACGTACGGATAATCCGACTATTGCAAAAGATGACAAGGCAAATGAATATCTTGGTCCAGCTGAGACTGAACTTGTCGCAGCGTTCAGAAATCAGACCCAGAACATGACCGAGGAAGAAAAGGTTCGTTTTAACAAGGCGATTGAAAGCTTGATGGTAACTGCTAAAACCCTGATGGACGATGACAGTAAGTGGAGGTAA
- a CDS encoding DNA-binding protein, which yields MPDIANGRERVNAFLKEKGIKKATLAVAYGFKRQEVTNILSGTTKGPRANSFILQVIEDYGIE from the coding sequence ATGCCAGATATCGCAAATGGTCGTGAAAGAGTTAATGCTTTCTTGAAAGAGAAAGGGATCAAAAAAGCAACTCTAGCGGTTGCTTACGGCTTTAAGCGACAGGAAGTGACAAACATTCTAAGTGGAACAACAAAAGGTCCACGAGCAAACAGTTTCATTCTTCAGGTTATTGAAGATTATGGGATTGAGTAG
- a CDS encoding HNH endonuclease signature motif containing protein, giving the protein MHEICHGRLTPEVTRLLNEKFGTNYTKTQIGGVRKRLGLPVGKIYQGRLLTREQHDYLVSIQKNKISRDVANEMNQKFGLSLTEKQIKSYRRNNNLHSGLTGRFEKGQTPHNKGKKYPNMPKNSGQFKKGNRPPNYVPVGTINYTTDGYPKEKIGEPNRWVLKHRKVWEEHHGPIPKGYSIVFLDGDKTNYDISNLACLSKNEIARMNQNHLFTSNADLTKSGIGLTKLTNKIREVEKNG; this is encoded by the coding sequence ATGCATGAAATTTGCCATGGTCGATTAACTCCCGAAGTAACCAGGTTACTAAATGAGAAATTTGGGACAAACTATACTAAGACTCAAATAGGCGGCGTACGCAAACGCCTTGGATTACCAGTTGGGAAAATCTATCAAGGTCGATTGCTGACGAGGGAGCAACATGATTATCTTGTGTCAATTCAAAAAAATAAGATTTCTCGTGATGTCGCAAATGAAATGAACCAAAAATTTGGCTTATCACTAACTGAGAAACAGATTAAGAGTTATCGGAGAAATAATAATCTACACAGTGGTTTGACGGGAAGATTCGAGAAAGGTCAGACTCCCCACAATAAGGGGAAGAAATACCCCAATATGCCAAAAAACAGCGGGCAGTTCAAAAAAGGTAATCGACCTCCGAATTATGTACCTGTAGGAACTATCAACTATACAACAGATGGCTATCCGAAAGAAAAAATCGGAGAACCTAATCGATGGGTTTTGAAACACCGCAAGGTTTGGGAGGAACATCATGGCCCGATACCAAAAGGATACTCAATCGTTTTCCTAGACGGTGATAAAACAAACTACGATATTTCAAATCTGGCATGTTTATCTAAAAACGAAATTGCTAGAATGAATCAAAATCATCTATTTACGTCCAACGCTGATTTGACCAAATCTGGCATTGGACTAACAAAACTTACAAATAAAATTAGAGAGGTAGAAAAAAATGGCTAG
- a CDS encoding siphovirus Gp157 family protein: protein MASLYELTGQFLTIYQMDIDDETKADTLEAIDWQEQFEQKAEGYAHVIKNLEADVAMYKAEEESFKAKKQAAQKKLDYVKDNIMAAMNVTGQTEVKSGAMTLKVQKNRESVQVDEDLLPKKYFAKKIELKPDKKTLKELLKAGKKIKGAELVRTEKLVIK, encoded by the coding sequence ATGGCTAGTTTATACGAACTAACAGGTCAGTTCCTGACAATTTATCAAATGGATATTGATGACGAAACAAAAGCAGACACGCTTGAGGCCATCGATTGGCAAGAACAATTCGAACAGAAAGCGGAAGGGTATGCCCATGTTATCAAGAATCTAGAAGCTGACGTGGCCATGTACAAGGCTGAGGAAGAGAGCTTCAAAGCCAAGAAACAGGCGGCACAGAAAAAGCTGGATTATGTCAAGGATAACATTATGGCAGCTATGAATGTCACAGGTCAAACCGAAGTCAAGAGTGGTGCGATGACTTTGAAAGTGCAGAAAAATCGTGAGTCTGTCCAAGTGGATGAAGACTTACTGCCTAAGAAGTACTTTGCTAAGAAGATTGAATTGAAACCGGACAAAAAAACACTCAAAGAATTGTTGAAGGCTGGTAAGAAAATTAAAGGTGCGGAACTTGTCCGGACAGAAAAGTTGGTGATTAAGTAA
- a CDS encoding DEAD/DEAH box helicase family protein — protein MAIELRKWQAEAVKRSDRNCPGIFLEAYGGRGKTICAFEIAKHKSAKKVLVINNRLAILNGWNSTYQNLGYNTDFELETMTDRRLQNRLASGESIECDVFIIDEWQNMSSDANVKAYRKVKRGYTVGLSATPIRKKGQNFYPLEKTFFGMADPNQRENWQLAHGKMKYSKFSYSKQEWDDFRDYEKYVSNLPNFFRWEEVEAIEEAEENNGFEVVFEPIWCLTANPEELDQFRKLNIVGKNGKYAMAKQTFGRKTFERYLIQTGFEIDFPKLKAVNADTPMLLQLDLLLASRTEMLIVSKSKQIVEVIRERHPEIGIWTGDKKDSLEQTNVVATSQVLGVGVDGLQHKFKTIVVLDPVNPSDGDYDDYRQLLWRVTGSRQQHDVRVIEFYF, from the coding sequence TTGGCGATCGAATTACGCAAATGGCAAGCTGAAGCAGTCAAAAGAAGTGACCGTAATTGTCCTGGGATCTTTCTTGAGGCATACGGCGGCCGTGGCAAGACCATCTGTGCTTTTGAAATAGCAAAGCACAAGTCAGCAAAAAAAGTCCTGGTTATCAATAATCGTTTAGCTATCCTGAACGGATGGAATAGCACTTATCAAAATCTAGGATACAACACTGATTTTGAATTAGAAACGATGACGGACCGTAGATTGCAGAACAGACTTGCAAGCGGTGAGTCTATTGAGTGCGATGTGTTCATTATTGACGAGTGGCAGAACATGTCTAGTGATGCCAACGTGAAGGCTTATCGCAAGGTCAAACGTGGCTATACAGTTGGACTATCAGCAACCCCAATCAGGAAGAAGGGACAAAACTTCTACCCTCTAGAAAAAACATTTTTTGGGATGGCTGATCCTAATCAAAGAGAAAACTGGCAACTAGCCCACGGAAAGATGAAGTATTCCAAGTTCAGCTATTCTAAGCAAGAATGGGATGATTTCCGAGACTATGAAAAATATGTAAGCAATCTGCCCAACTTCTTTCGATGGGAGGAAGTCGAAGCCATTGAAGAAGCGGAGGAAAACAACGGATTTGAAGTTGTATTTGAACCTATCTGGTGTCTAACAGCTAATCCGGAGGAATTAGATCAATTTAGAAAATTGAACATCGTTGGGAAAAATGGTAAATATGCCATGGCCAAACAGACATTTGGCCGAAAAACTTTTGAGCGATATTTAATCCAGACCGGCTTTGAGATTGACTTCCCAAAGTTGAAGGCTGTTAATGCAGATACTCCAATGCTGCTTCAATTGGATCTTCTACTAGCAAGCAGGACAGAAATGCTGATAGTGAGCAAATCCAAGCAGATTGTAGAGGTCATCAGAGAGCGTCACCCAGAAATTGGTATTTGGACTGGAGACAAGAAGGACTCGTTAGAACAGACAAATGTGGTTGCTACAAGCCAGGTTTTGGGTGTAGGGGTTGATGGCCTTCAGCATAAATTTAAAACTATTGTGGTCTTAGACCCTGTTAATCCATCTGATGGAGATTATGACGATTATCGCCAACTTTTATGGCGAGTAACAGGCAGCCGTCAACAACATGACGTGCGTGTCATTGAATTTTATTTCTAA
- a CDS encoding ERF family protein: MVTKQQSPIFVTLQSIQQSLVAPKGQYNSFGKYSYRSAEDILEALKPILQEHDAVLILQDGIVQIGDRYYVEATATLYAVGETIGTTAYAREDDSKKGMDGSQVTGAASSYARKYALNGLFMIDDNKDPDTDEYHNQNNQAGRTSKKTAQKPNSQQEQPANAPAKSNGSKTITGAQAKAIRTELKNMAEATGSPAATIGKWFIDKMGVDKPESIPADRLKEAQKIIADAKKARGIE; the protein is encoded by the coding sequence ATGGTAACAAAACAACAATCCCCAATCTTTGTCACTTTACAGAGTATCCAGCAGAGTTTGGTTGCTCCAAAAGGACAGTATAACAGTTTTGGGAAGTATAGCTATCGAAGCGCAGAGGACATCCTAGAAGCTCTGAAGCCAATCTTGCAGGAACACGATGCAGTATTGATTTTACAAGATGGAATTGTGCAAATCGGTGACAGGTACTATGTCGAAGCAACTGCGACTCTATATGCAGTTGGTGAAACCATTGGGACTACAGCCTATGCTAGAGAAGATGATAGCAAAAAAGGGATGGATGGTAGTCAAGTTACAGGTGCTGCATCCAGCTACGCCCGAAAATACGCCCTAAACGGACTATTTATGATTGATGACAACAAGGATCCTGATACGGATGAATATCATAATCAGAATAACCAAGCAGGCCGTACATCTAAAAAAACAGCTCAAAAACCAAATAGCCAGCAAGAGCAACCGGCTAATGCTCCGGCTAAAAGTAACGGATCCAAAACCATTACAGGAGCACAGGCTAAAGCCATTCGGACAGAACTCAAAAATATGGCTGAAGCTACAGGGAGTCCTGCTGCAACAATTGGAAAATGGTTCATCGATAAGATGGGTGTTGACAAACCTGAAAGCATTCCAGCTGATCGATTGAAGGAAGCTCAGAAGATTATCGCAGATGCGAAGAAAGCGAGAGGTATTGAGTAA
- the ssb gene encoding single-stranded DNA-binding protein, which yields MINNAVLVGRMTRDAELRYTPQNVAVATFTLAVNRTFKSQNGEREADFINCVMWRQQAENLANWAKKGSLIGVTGRIQTRSYDNQQGQRVYVTEVVAENFQMLESRNQQSSNDTFGNDNPMDIQDDDLPF from the coding sequence ATGATTAACAATGCTGTACTTGTAGGGCGCATGACCCGTGATGCTGAACTCCGCTATACACCGCAAAATGTAGCAGTTGCGACTTTTACTCTTGCAGTAAACCGTACATTCAAGAGTCAAAATGGCGAACGCGAGGCTGACTTTATCAACTGCGTTATGTGGCGCCAACAAGCCGAAAATCTTGCAAACTGGGCTAAAAAAGGCTCACTTATCGGGGTGACAGGCCGTATTCAGACTCGTAGTTACGATAACCAGCAAGGACAACGTGTCTACGTGACAGAAGTCGTGGCTGAGAATTTCCAAATGTTGGAAAGTCGTAATCAACAAAGTTCGAATGATACATTTGGGAATGACAACCCGATGGATATTCAAGACGACGATTTACCATTCTAA
- a CDS encoding bifunctional DNA primase/polymerase has protein sequence MGMKEHALAYQKKGFSVIPISPSNKQPMIKFADKPAMTAQEIEDFWSQYPDSNIAVRTDKFFVIDVDLHGKANGYESLANWEHLNLITPTLQAKTASGGKHIFYFKHPDVSMTQMIGFLPGVDIKAHPNNYVLVAPSKTSKGVYAWDKKKSKEGGTMVTASRSLVMAIKKEYNKKNSGSDLDNIYYQISKGAGKRNRTTELFEMVVLGFGDEGSRNDTLAKFVGGLLSRSVEPNCILQLAETANNNSVEPLSHKELSRTVESMIKKHMRGGGHNR, from the coding sequence ATGGGAATGAAAGAACATGCCTTGGCTTATCAAAAAAAAGGATTTTCGGTTATTCCTATTAGTCCTTCAAATAAGCAACCGATGATCAAATTTGCTGATAAACCAGCTATGACTGCGCAAGAAATTGAGGATTTTTGGAGTCAGTATCCGGATAGCAACATTGCTGTTCGGACTGATAAATTCTTCGTTATCGATGTGGACCTGCACGGAAAGGCTAATGGCTATGAGAGTCTGGCTAATTGGGAGCATCTAAACTTGATAACTCCAACCCTGCAGGCAAAGACAGCTAGTGGCGGCAAACATATTTTTTATTTTAAACATCCTGATGTGTCTATGACCCAGATGATTGGATTTCTGCCTGGTGTGGATATCAAAGCACATCCAAATAATTACGTACTGGTTGCTCCGTCTAAAACTTCCAAAGGTGTCTATGCTTGGGACAAGAAAAAGTCCAAAGAGGGTGGCACTATGGTCACGGCTAGTCGATCTCTTGTAATGGCCATCAAGAAGGAATACAACAAAAAGAACTCTGGTAGTGACCTGGATAATATCTACTATCAAATCAGCAAAGGTGCTGGCAAACGAAACAGAACAACCGAATTATTTGAAATGGTTGTTCTAGGCTTCGGAGATGAAGGCAGCAGAAATGATACACTTGCAAAATTTGTAGGCGGACTCTTGAGCAGGTCAGTGGAGCCGAACTGTATACTGCAACTAGCAGAAACAGCCAATAACAATTCAGTAGAACCTCTTAGTCACAAAGAATTAAGTAGGACTGTCGAATCGATGATCAAGAAACACATGAGGGGGGGTGGCCATAATAGGTGA